Proteins found in one Camelus bactrianus isolate YW-2024 breed Bactrian camel chromosome X, ASM4877302v1, whole genome shotgun sequence genomic segment:
- the LOC105081296 gene encoding melanoma-associated antigen B16, with protein MSQGQKIPHCTQEQHHTHCEPQGLEAAQVSKALEETSPSSSHPLMPGNLEEALAAGAPSTSQSPQGASSSDTVTGAISSSKSDECSSRQEKEASSASSKPLSDTENLPVDPLDEKMILLVQFLLQKYQMREPVTKADMIGDVIKECKNDFLEILRRTSEHMELVFGVDIKEVDPSSHSYALVNVLDLTYDARPSGYEGMPRTSILVTILGVIFMKGNRATEEEIWEVLNMMGLYSGRKHFIFGEPRKFITKDLVRERYLEYQRVPNSDPPCYEFLWGPRAHAEVSKMKLLEFLTKIHESDPTCFPSHYEEALRNEAERARARVTTRAGTAAEARAHSSARPSSSSHP; from the coding sequence ATGTCTCAGGGTCAGAAGATTCCACATTGCACACAGGAACAACATCACACCCACTGTGAGCCCCAGGGCCTGGAGGCTGCACAGGTCTCCAAGGCTTTGGAGGagacctctccctcctcctcccatcctctAATGCCTGGAAACCTGGAGGAGGCTTTGGCTGCTGGGGCACCCAGTACTTCCCAGAGTCCTCAGGGTGCCTCTTCATCTGACACTGTCACCGGAGCCATCTCATCAAGTAAATCAGATGAGTGCTCCAGCAGGCAAGAAAAGGAGGCGAGTTCAGCTTCTTCAAAGCCTCTGTCTGACACTGAGAACTTGCCCGTAGATCCTCTAGATGAGAAGATGATTTTATTGGTGCAGTTCCTGCTGCAAAAGTATCAAATGAGAGAGCCAGTCACAAAGGCAGATATGATTGGTGATGTTATCAAAGAGTGTAAGAATGATTTCCTTGAGATCCTTAGGAGAACCTCTGAGCACATGGAGCTGGTCTTTGGTGTTGATATAAAGGAAGTGGATCCTAGCAGCCACAGCTATGCCCTCGTCAACGTACTAGACCTCACCTATGATGCGAGGCCCAGTGGTTACGAGGGCATGCCTAGGACCAGCATCCTGGTAACGATCCTGGGCGTGATTTTCATGAAGGGCAATCGCGCCACTGAGGAGGAAATCTGGGAAGTGCTGAATATGATGGGCTTATATTCTGGGAGGAAGCATTTCATTTTTGGGGAGCCCAGGAAGTTCATTACCAAAGATTTAGTGCGAGAAAGGTACCTGGAGTACCAGCGGGTGCCCAACAGTGATCCTCCATGCTATGAATTCCTGTGGGGTCCAAGAGCTCATGCTGAAGTCAGCAAGATGAAATTGCTGGAGTTCTTGACCAAGATTCATGAGTCTGACCCTACTTGCTTCCCATCCCATTATGAGGAGGCTTTGAGAAATGAAGCAGAAAGAGCCCGAGCTAGAGTTACAACCAGGGCTGGCACAGCTGCTGAGGCCAGGGCGCACTCCAGTGCCAGACCCAGCAGCTCTTCCCACCCCTAG